One stretch of Streptomyces sp. NBC_00443 DNA includes these proteins:
- a CDS encoding DUF6421 family protein — protein sequence MTEILVQTATEERVPPVTRVVEHPAWPVLKDAVERIRPWQSKDGSIDFEAEGAPERTDAEAAVRRVVDAVVELSPLLPHDAAYHEALVKDLRRWSEGGFEVPDFLDSLLAFQPATSRADGLQHLVVFAMYTQNGNPDRNLEAVVLRMVWPDWLAELERTRYDNPLFCGIKFEDFTAGYDTNSAVLFPETIAVREAPERFTWGGIFCDREAARFRRVTDAAVDILGLELPEDIAAMVHDQKRCEEAFVLWDMVHDRTHSHGDLPFDPFMIKQRQPFWMYGLEELRCDLTAFREAVKLQADGVPQARDVQYAVLFDRMFRFPVTGERVRNYDGLGGQLLFAYLHKHDVVRWTDNKLFIDWQRAPQVTNQLCAEIETLYRDGIDRPKLVHWFAGYELVSAYLSPHPGSKWAKGPDALDLSLPPRKLVDDVLPDEFPLSMFYEALSKKLKNVIASTKGITADSAERIAA from the coding sequence ATGACGGAAATTCTTGTGCAGACGGCTACGGAGGAGCGGGTTCCTCCTGTGACCAGGGTGGTGGAGCACCCGGCGTGGCCGGTGCTCAAGGATGCCGTGGAGCGGATCCGGCCATGGCAGTCCAAGGACGGGTCGATCGACTTCGAGGCCGAGGGCGCGCCCGAGCGCACGGACGCCGAGGCCGCCGTACGGCGTGTCGTGGACGCGGTGGTGGAGCTCTCCCCGCTGCTGCCGCATGACGCCGCCTACCACGAGGCCCTGGTGAAGGACCTGCGCCGCTGGTCCGAGGGCGGCTTCGAGGTGCCCGACTTCCTCGACTCGCTGCTGGCCTTCCAGCCCGCCACGAGCCGCGCTGACGGTCTCCAGCACCTGGTCGTCTTCGCGATGTACACGCAGAACGGCAACCCCGACCGCAACCTCGAAGCGGTCGTGCTGCGCATGGTCTGGCCGGACTGGCTGGCCGAGCTGGAGCGCACCCGCTACGACAACCCGCTCTTCTGCGGCATCAAGTTCGAGGACTTCACGGCCGGCTACGACACCAACTCCGCCGTGCTCTTCCCCGAGACGATCGCCGTGCGCGAGGCCCCGGAGCGCTTCACGTGGGGCGGCATCTTCTGCGACCGCGAGGCCGCCCGCTTCCGCCGGGTCACCGACGCAGCCGTCGACATCCTGGGCCTGGAGCTGCCCGAGGACATCGCCGCGATGGTCCACGACCAGAAGCGCTGCGAGGAGGCGTTCGTCCTGTGGGACATGGTCCACGACCGCACCCACAGCCACGGCGACCTGCCGTTCGACCCGTTCATGATCAAGCAGCGCCAGCCGTTCTGGATGTACGGTCTGGAAGAGCTGCGCTGCGACCTCACCGCCTTCAGGGAGGCCGTGAAGCTGCAGGCCGACGGTGTCCCGCAGGCCCGTGACGTGCAGTACGCCGTGCTGTTCGACCGCATGTTCCGCTTCCCGGTCACCGGCGAGCGCGTGCGCAACTACGACGGCCTCGGCGGCCAGCTCCTCTTCGCCTACCTGCACAAGCACGACGTCGTCCGCTGGACCGACAACAAGCTGTTCATCGACTGGCAGCGCGCCCCGCAGGTCACCAACCAGCTGTGCGCCGAGATCGAGACGCTGTACCGCGACGGCATCGACCGTCCCAAGCTCGTCCACTGGTTCGCGGGCTACGAGCTCGTCTCCGCCTACCTTTCCCCGCACCCGGGATCCAAGTGGGCCAAGGGTCCCGACGCCCTCGACCTGAGCCTGCCGCCGCGCAAGCTCGTCGATGACGTGCTTCCGGACGAGTTTCCGCTGAGCATGTTCTATGAGGCCCTGTCCAAGAAACTCAAGAACGTGATCGCCTCCACCAAGGGCATCACGGCGGACAGCGCCGAGCGGATCGCTGCGTGA
- a CDS encoding SDR family NAD(P)-dependent oxidoreductase — protein MAGNGALSGAVIAVAGAGGPAGQAALLRLAEAGATVIGSDNDPERLAEAVDAASYAHGGATVVGDTVDLLDREATRDWADRIEKDFGRVDGLVHLVGGWRGSETFIKTSLDDWDFLELLLIRTVQHTSLAFFEGLQRSELGRYVLISAAGASKPSAGNASYAAAKAAAEAWTLALADAFRKAGGPEGPTSAAAILVVKALVHDAMRADRPNAKFAGFTDVKDLADAVVGVWDKPAAEVNGNRLWLTEKP, from the coding sequence ATGGCGGGGAACGGAGCTCTCAGCGGTGCGGTGATCGCGGTGGCCGGCGCGGGTGGACCCGCCGGGCAGGCGGCGCTGCTTCGACTGGCCGAGGCGGGCGCGACCGTCATCGGCTCGGACAACGACCCGGAGCGGCTCGCCGAGGCCGTGGACGCGGCGAGTTACGCGCACGGCGGTGCCACCGTCGTCGGGGACACGGTCGACCTGCTCGACCGTGAGGCCACCCGCGACTGGGCGGACCGCATCGAGAAGGACTTCGGCCGCGTCGACGGCCTGGTCCATCTCGTCGGCGGCTGGCGCGGCAGCGAGACCTTCATCAAGACGAGTCTCGACGACTGGGACTTCCTGGAACTGCTGCTGATCCGCACCGTGCAGCACACCTCGCTGGCGTTCTTCGAGGGCCTCCAGCGCAGCGAGCTGGGACGGTATGTGCTGATCAGTGCCGCCGGCGCGTCGAAGCCGAGCGCGGGCAACGCCTCGTACGCCGCCGCCAAGGCCGCCGCCGAGGCCTGGACGCTCGCGTTGGCCGACGCCTTCCGCAAGGCCGGGGGCCCCGAGGGGCCGACGTCCGCGGCTGCCATCCTGGTGGTGAAGGCGCTGGTGCACGACGCGATGCGCGCCGACCGCCCCAACGCGAAGTTCGCGGGATTCACGGACGTCAAGGACCTGGCCGATGCCGTCGTCGGCGTCTGGGACAAGCCCGCCGCCGAAGTGAACGGAAACCGTCTGTGGCTGACCGAGAAGCCGTGA
- a CDS encoding threonine aldolase family protein, which yields MNPPKTDARRHHDPDVRGFASDNYAGAHLEVLAALALANGGHQVAYGEDDYTENLQRIVRSHFGATAEAFPVFNGTGANVVALQAVTDRWGAVICAESAHIHVDEGGAPERMGGLKLLTVPTPDGKLTPELIDQQAYGWEDEHRAMPQVVSITQSTELGTLYTPDEIRAICEHAHAHGMKVHLDGSRIANAAASLNVPMRTFTNAVGVDILSLGGTKNGALFGEAVVVLNQDAVSHMKHLRKLSMQLASKMRFVSVQLEALLAKDLWLRNARHANEMAQRLAEGVRAVHGVEILYPVQANGVFAKLPHDVSERLQKRFRFYFWDEAAGVVRWMCAFDTTEDDVDAFVAALKEEMAR from the coding sequence GTGAACCCTCCGAAGACCGACGCCCGTCGCCACCACGACCCGGACGTCCGCGGCTTCGCCAGTGACAACTACGCCGGTGCCCACCTCGAGGTGCTCGCCGCCCTGGCCCTGGCCAACGGCGGGCACCAGGTCGCGTACGGCGAGGACGACTACACCGAGAACCTCCAGCGGATCGTCCGCAGCCACTTCGGCGCGACCGCCGAGGCGTTCCCGGTGTTCAACGGCACCGGCGCCAACGTCGTTGCGCTCCAGGCGGTCACCGACCGCTGGGGTGCGGTGATCTGCGCCGAGAGCGCGCACATCCACGTCGACGAGGGCGGGGCGCCGGAGCGGATGGGCGGCCTCAAGCTGCTCACCGTGCCCACGCCCGACGGCAAGCTCACCCCCGAGCTGATCGACCAGCAGGCGTACGGCTGGGAGGACGAGCACCGGGCGATGCCCCAGGTCGTCTCGATCACCCAGAGCACCGAACTCGGCACTCTCTACACGCCGGACGAGATCCGCGCGATCTGCGAGCACGCCCACGCGCACGGCATGAAAGTGCACCTGGACGGCTCCCGGATAGCCAACGCGGCCGCCTCACTGAACGTGCCCATGCGGACGTTCACCAACGCCGTCGGCGTCGACATCCTCTCCCTTGGCGGCACCAAGAACGGCGCCCTGTTCGGCGAGGCGGTCGTCGTCCTCAACCAGGACGCCGTCAGCCACATGAAGCACCTGCGCAAGCTGTCCATGCAGCTCGCCTCCAAGATGCGCTTCGTGTCGGTGCAGTTGGAGGCCCTGCTCGCCAAGGACCTCTGGCTGCGCAACGCCCGCCACGCCAACGAGATGGCCCAGCGCCTCGCCGAGGGCGTCCGCGCCGTGCACGGCGTCGAGATCCTCTACCCCGTGCAGGCCAACGGCGTCTTCGCCAAGCTCCCGCACGACGTGAGCGAGCGCCTCCAGAAGAGGTTCCGCTTCTACTTCTGGGACGAGGCGGCGGGTGTCGTGCGCTGGATGTGCGCGTTCGACACGACCGAGGACGACGTGGACGCGTTCGTGGCGGCGCTCAAGGAGGAGATGGCCCGCTAG
- a CDS encoding transglutaminase domain-containing protein: MQMIQQTADLSAYLVADEVIDHHHPVVRETAAKLACGAADSYEYARAAFEFVRDAIPHSQDSRDPRVTWRASDVLAQGTGICYAKAHALAALLRAEDIPTALCYQKFEVVHGLVAVRFNGAWHRQDPRGNKPGVDAQFSLDGERLAFTPDPASNEMDYPVLYAAPHSVVVDALKAAPDRPYPWQHLPTAL; encoded by the coding sequence ATGCAGATGATCCAGCAAACCGCCGACCTCTCCGCCTATTTGGTCGCTGACGAGGTGATTGACCATCATCATCCAGTCGTTCGTGAGACGGCGGCGAAGCTTGCCTGCGGTGCGGCGGACTCGTATGAATATGCACGGGCGGCGTTCGAGTTCGTGCGCGATGCCATCCCGCACTCGCAGGACTCCCGAGATCCCCGCGTCACCTGGCGCGCCTCCGACGTCCTGGCGCAGGGCACCGGCATCTGCTACGCCAAGGCCCACGCGCTGGCCGCTTTGTTGCGGGCCGAGGACATCCCGACGGCGCTGTGCTACCAGAAGTTCGAGGTCGTGCACGGCCTGGTCGCCGTGCGGTTCAACGGTGCCTGGCATCGGCAGGATCCGCGGGGCAACAAGCCTGGCGTCGACGCCCAGTTCTCGCTCGACGGCGAACGGCTGGCCTTCACGCCCGATCCGGCGTCCAATGAGATGGACTACCCGGTCCTGTATGCTGCACCGCACTCGGTCGTAGTCGATGCCCTCAAAGCCGCCCCTGACCGGCCGTATCCGTGGCAGCACCTGCCCACCGCACTGTGA
- a CDS encoding B3/B4 domain-containing protein: MTLTLTVSDEVRTLAPGFTHVAVEAHGLVNGPSTEASSELLDDAARRLAVRLDGRAPHEDPHMAAWREVYTAFGSKPSRTRNSAEALAKRALSEAGLPRINLLVDVYNAISVAHLIPVGGEDIDHVEGGMRLERATGEEDFMTVAGGEEAVEHPDAGEVVWRDDAGVTCRRWNWRQGPRTRLTEESVSGIFLLESLSPMPVAEVEQAAAELAELLGKFSPGAQISVHR; this comes from the coding sequence ATGACTCTCACCCTGACCGTCTCCGACGAGGTGCGCACCCTGGCACCCGGCTTCACCCACGTGGCGGTCGAGGCGCACGGCCTGGTCAACGGACCCAGTACCGAGGCGAGTTCCGAGCTCCTCGACGACGCGGCCCGGCGGCTCGCCGTACGCCTGGACGGGCGTGCTCCGCACGAGGACCCGCACATGGCGGCCTGGCGCGAGGTCTACACGGCGTTCGGGTCGAAGCCGTCCCGGACCCGCAACTCCGCGGAGGCGCTGGCCAAAAGGGCACTGTCGGAGGCGGGGCTGCCCCGGATCAACCTGTTGGTGGACGTCTACAACGCCATCAGTGTCGCCCACCTCATCCCCGTCGGCGGTGAGGACATCGACCACGTCGAGGGCGGCATGCGCCTGGAGCGTGCCACCGGCGAAGAGGACTTCATGACCGTCGCCGGCGGCGAGGAGGCCGTCGAACACCCGGACGCGGGCGAGGTCGTGTGGCGCGACGACGCGGGCGTGACCTGCCGCCGCTGGAACTGGCGCCAGGGCCCCCGCACCCGGCTCACCGAGGAGTCCGTTTCCGGGATCTTCCTCCTGGAGAGCCTGTCCCCGATGCCGGTCGCCGAGGTCGAGCAGGCAGCGGCCGAACTCGCCGAGCTGCTGGGGAAGTTCAGCCCGGGCGCGCAGATCTCCGTCCATCGCTGA
- a CDS encoding lysophospholipid acyltransferase family protein produces MAELVYRPVVGLAQALFKAWDLKIDCKGSENIPRSGGAVLVSNHISYLDFVFDGLAALPQKRLVRFMAKESVFRHKISGPLMRGMKHIPVDRKQGEAAYAHALQSLRSGEIVGVFPEATISQSFTLKSFKSGAARMAQEAGVPLIPMAVWGTQRLWTKGHPRNFKRSHTPITIRVGEAIEASKDKYAGAITRQLRERVQELLEAAQRAYPVRPKDSDDTWWMPAHLGGTAPTPEQVRETDAR; encoded by the coding sequence ATGGCAGAGCTTGTCTACCGTCCCGTCGTCGGTCTCGCCCAAGCGTTGTTCAAGGCGTGGGACCTCAAGATCGACTGCAAGGGATCGGAGAACATTCCCCGCTCGGGCGGCGCCGTGCTGGTGAGCAATCACATCAGCTACCTGGACTTCGTCTTCGACGGCCTGGCGGCACTCCCGCAGAAGCGCCTTGTGCGCTTCATGGCGAAGGAGTCGGTGTTCCGGCACAAGATCTCCGGTCCGCTGATGCGGGGGATGAAGCACATCCCGGTGGACCGCAAGCAGGGTGAGGCGGCGTACGCCCACGCACTGCAGTCACTGCGGTCCGGCGAGATCGTCGGGGTCTTCCCGGAGGCCACCATCTCGCAGTCGTTCACGCTCAAGAGCTTCAAGTCTGGTGCCGCGCGAATGGCCCAGGAGGCCGGCGTGCCGCTGATCCCGATGGCCGTGTGGGGCACCCAGCGCCTGTGGACCAAGGGCCACCCGCGCAACTTCAAGCGCAGCCACACCCCGATCACCATCCGGGTCGGCGAGGCGATCGAGGCCTCCAAGGACAAGTACGCGGGCGCGATCACCCGCCAGCTGCGCGAGCGCGTCCAGGAACTCCTTGAGGCAGCCCAGCGCGCCTACCCCGTACGCCCGAAGGACTCGGACGACACCTGGTGGATGCCGGCCCACCTCGGCGGCACGGCACCTACGCCGGAGCAGGTGCGCGAGACCGACGCCCGCTAG
- a CDS encoding DUF4395 domain-containing protein: MDIDVRGPRFGAAVTTVVLAAVLVTGSAWLLAWQTLAFALGAAGGVGRSPYGWLFRTAVRPRLGPPTEFESPEPPQFAQAVGLLFAGLGLVGYTLGPEWLGLAATGAALAAAFLNAAFGYCLGCEAYLLLRRVTVRAE, encoded by the coding sequence ATGGACATTGACGTGAGGGGGCCGCGCTTCGGGGCGGCCGTGACGACCGTGGTGCTGGCGGCCGTCCTGGTCACCGGGAGCGCCTGGCTGCTGGCCTGGCAGACCCTGGCGTTCGCGCTGGGCGCGGCGGGCGGGGTGGGCCGTTCGCCTTACGGATGGCTGTTCCGCACAGCTGTACGGCCGCGGCTCGGACCGCCGACCGAGTTCGAGTCCCCGGAGCCGCCGCAGTTCGCCCAGGCGGTCGGGCTGCTCTTCGCGGGCCTCGGGCTGGTCGGGTACACGCTCGGGCCCGAATGGCTGGGGCTCGCCGCCACCGGAGCCGCGCTCGCGGCCGCTTTCCTCAACGCCGCCTTCGGCTACTGCCTGGGCTGCGAGGCGTATCTGTTGCTGCGGCGAGTGACGGTGCGCGCCGAGTAA
- a CDS encoding TlpA family protein disulfide reductase, which yields MTGLVVCVAVLAAASAYGLLQLRRSGRVRVRGRDDGKRLEAAELGAALGERATLVQFSSAFCAPCRATRRVLGEVAGMVPGVTHVEIDAEDHLDLVRRLDILKTPTVLVLDAAGNVVRRATGQPRKADVIAALGEAV from the coding sequence ATGACCGGACTGGTGGTGTGCGTGGCGGTGCTCGCGGCGGCGAGTGCCTACGGATTGCTGCAGCTGCGGCGGAGCGGGAGAGTACGGGTGCGCGGGCGCGATGACGGAAAGCGGCTCGAAGCGGCCGAGTTGGGCGCCGCGCTGGGCGAGCGCGCCACCCTCGTGCAGTTCTCCAGCGCCTTCTGCGCCCCCTGCCGGGCCACCCGGCGCGTGCTCGGCGAGGTCGCCGGCATGGTCCCGGGCGTGACCCACGTCGAGATCGACGCCGAGGACCACCTGGACCTCGTACGCCGCCTCGACATCCTCAAGACGCCGACCGTGCTGGTCCTCGACGCTGCCGGAAACGTCGTACGCCGGGCCACCGGTCAGCCGCGCAAGGCGGATGTGATCGCGGCACTGGGCGAAGCGGTCTGA
- a CDS encoding flavin reductase family protein, which yields MTATSGLGTPRLASPDLLRSVFRRHAAGVAVITARGETGPVGFTATSVTSVSADPPMVSFGIGTGASSWPAIAATEYVGVHVLGEHQQELAATFARSGADRFGPPTAWGEGPEGVPVLDDVLAWTVCRVVARVPAGDHRIVLAEVVLGDSTGPGRPLLYHQGRFNGLRD from the coding sequence ATGACGGCCACGTCCGGCCTCGGTACCCCTCGGCTCGCCTCTCCCGACCTGCTCCGCTCCGTCTTCCGGCGGCATGCCGCCGGAGTGGCAGTGATCACCGCCCGCGGTGAGACGGGCCCGGTCGGCTTCACCGCCACCTCTGTCACGTCCGTCTCCGCGGATCCCCCGATGGTCTCGTTCGGCATCGGCACCGGCGCGTCCAGCTGGCCGGCGATAGCCGCGACGGAGTACGTCGGCGTCCATGTGCTCGGCGAGCACCAACAGGAGCTCGCCGCCACCTTCGCCCGTAGCGGCGCCGACCGCTTCGGCCCGCCCACGGCCTGGGGTGAGGGCCCGGAAGGCGTCCCCGTCCTCGATGACGTCCTTGCCTGGACGGTGTGCCGGGTCGTGGCACGCGTTCCGGCCGGCGATCACCGCATCGTGCTGGCCGAGGTCGTGCTGGGCGACTCCACGGGTCCCGGGCGTCCGCTGCTGTACCACCAGGGCCGGTTCAACGGCCTGCGTGACTGA
- a CDS encoding electron transfer flavoprotein subunit beta/FixA family protein, producing MSLRIVVTVKYVPDATGDRHFADDLTVDRDDVDGLLSELDEYAVEQALQISENSDDDVEITVLTVGPEDAKDALRKALSMGADKAIHVEDDDLHGTDALGTSLVLAKAIEKAGYDLVISGMASTDGTMGVVPALLAERLGVPQVTLLSEVSVEDGTVKGRRDGDAASEQLEASLPAVVSVTDQSGEARYPSFKGIMAAKKKPVQAWDLSDLDIEAEEVGLEGAYTVVDGAAERPARTAGTIVKDEGEGGKQLAEFLASQKFI from the coding sequence GTGAGCTTGAGGATCGTTGTCACCGTGAAGTACGTGCCCGACGCCACTGGCGACCGGCACTTCGCCGATGACCTGACCGTCGACCGGGACGACGTGGACGGTCTGCTCTCCGAGCTCGACGAGTACGCGGTCGAGCAGGCGCTGCAGATCTCCGAGAACTCCGACGACGACGTGGAGATCACCGTTCTGACGGTGGGCCCGGAGGACGCCAAGGACGCGCTGCGCAAGGCGCTGTCCATGGGAGCCGACAAGGCGATCCACGTCGAGGACGACGACCTGCACGGCACCGACGCCCTGGGCACCTCGCTGGTGCTGGCCAAGGCGATCGAGAAGGCCGGCTACGACCTGGTGATCTCCGGCATGGCCTCCACCGACGGCACCATGGGTGTCGTTCCGGCCCTGCTGGCCGAGCGCCTGGGCGTCCCGCAGGTCACCCTGCTGTCCGAGGTCTCGGTCGAGGACGGCACGGTCAAGGGCCGCCGGGACGGCGACGCCGCCTCCGAGCAGCTCGAGGCCTCCCTGCCGGCCGTCGTGTCGGTCACCGACCAGTCGGGCGAGGCCCGCTACCCCTCCTTCAAGGGGATCATGGCGGCCAAGAAGAAGCCGGTTCAGGCCTGGGACCTGTCCGACCTCGACATCGAGGCCGAGGAGGTCGGCCTGGAGGGTGCGTACACCGTCGTGGACGGCGCGGCCGAGCGTCCGGCCCGCACCGCCGGCACGATCGTCAAGGACGAGGGCGAGGGCGGCAAGCAGCTCGCCGAGTTCCTCGCGAGCCAGAAGTTCATCTAA
- a CDS encoding electron transfer flavoprotein subunit alpha/FixB family protein, translated as MAEVLVYVDHVDGAVRKPTLELLTLARRVGEPVAVALGNGAADTAATLAEHGAVKVLTHEAAEYADYLVVPKVDALQAAVEAVSPAAVLVPSSAEGKEIAARLALRIGSGIITDAIDLEAGDEGPVATQSVFAASFTTKSRVSKGTPVITVKPNSAAVEAAPAAGSVEALSVSFSAQATGTKVTGRTPRESTGRPELTEAAIVVSGGRGVNGAENFGLIEALADSLGAAVGASRAAVDAGWYPHTNQVGQTGKSVSPQLYIASGISGAIQHRAGMQTSKTIVAINKDAEAPIFDLVDYGVVGDLFDVVPTLTEEIKTRKG; from the coding sequence ATGGCTGAAGTTCTCGTCTACGTCGACCACGTGGACGGTGCCGTCCGCAAGCCCACCCTGGAGCTGCTGACCCTGGCCCGCCGCGTCGGCGAGCCGGTCGCCGTCGCGCTGGGCAACGGCGCCGCCGACACCGCCGCCACGCTCGCCGAGCACGGCGCGGTCAAGGTCCTCACCCACGAGGCCGCCGAGTACGCCGACTACCTGGTCGTCCCGAAGGTCGACGCCCTCCAGGCCGCCGTCGAGGCCGTCTCCCCGGCCGCCGTCCTGGTCCCGTCCTCCGCGGAGGGCAAGGAGATCGCCGCCCGTCTGGCGCTGCGCATCGGGTCCGGCATCATCACCGACGCCATCGACCTGGAGGCCGGCGACGAGGGCCCGGTGGCCACCCAGTCGGTGTTCGCCGCGTCCTTCACCACCAAGTCCCGTGTCTCCAAGGGCACCCCGGTCATCACGGTCAAGCCCAACAGCGCCGCCGTGGAGGCCGCTCCGGCCGCCGGTAGCGTCGAGGCGCTGTCGGTGTCCTTCTCCGCCCAGGCGACCGGCACCAAGGTCACCGGCCGCACGCCGCGCGAGTCGACCGGCCGTCCGGAGCTGACCGAGGCCGCGATCGTGGTCTCCGGTGGCCGCGGCGTCAACGGCGCCGAGAACTTCGGACTCATCGAGGCCCTCGCCGACTCGCTCGGCGCGGCCGTCGGCGCCTCGCGTGCCGCCGTGGACGCCGGGTGGTACCCGCACACCAACCAGGTCGGCCAGACCGGCAAGTCGGTCTCGCCGCAGCTGTACATCGCCTCCGGCATCTCCGGTGCGATCCAGCACCGCGCCGGTATGCAGACCTCGAAGACGATCGTGGCGATCAATAAGGACGCCGAGGCCCCGATCTTCGACCTGGTCGACTACGGCGTCGTCGGCGACCTCTTCGACGTCGTCCCGACCCTGACCGAGGAGATCAAGACCCGCAAGGGCTGA
- a CDS encoding endonuclease/exonuclease/phosphatase family protein codes for MPNHSRVTRRLGLKAVLAAAVTAPLSSTALPTTSASAGERPAARRHLQVMSFNLRFASTTEPNSWSVRRPVMRELLRREALHVLGTQEGIFSQLLDIDSDLGPRYDWVGTGRLHGSRDESMAIFYDSHRLRPTEYDHFWLSDTPDVIGSNTWGAAFARMVTWVRFRDLTDGGREFYVLNTHFDHVGQYARERSAALIAERIAGFDRTLPVVVTGDFNVAAHKNTVYDTLLGAGLVDTWDTASEHNALYATFHGYKPLTPDGDRIDWVLTTPAVTAHRATINTFSAGGQFPSDHLPVQASLTLG; via the coding sequence GTGCCGAACCACAGCCGAGTCACGCGCCGTCTGGGTCTGAAGGCCGTGTTAGCAGCGGCGGTCACCGCTCCCCTGTCCAGTACAGCACTGCCCACGACGTCCGCCTCGGCGGGCGAGCGCCCGGCCGCCCGCCGGCACCTCCAGGTCATGTCCTTCAACCTGCGTTTCGCGAGCACCACCGAGCCCAACAGCTGGAGCGTGCGCAGACCGGTGATGCGCGAGCTGCTGCGCCGCGAGGCCCTGCACGTCCTCGGCACCCAGGAGGGCATCTTCTCCCAGCTGCTCGACATCGACTCCGACCTCGGCCCGCGATACGACTGGGTCGGCACCGGCCGGCTGCACGGCAGCCGCGACGAGTCCATGGCGATCTTCTACGACTCCCACCGGCTGCGCCCGACCGAGTACGACCACTTCTGGCTCTCCGACACCCCCGACGTGATCGGCTCCAACACCTGGGGTGCGGCCTTCGCCCGCATGGTCACCTGGGTCCGCTTCCGCGATCTGACCGACGGCGGACGGGAGTTCTACGTCCTCAACACCCACTTCGACCACGTGGGCCAATACGCGCGCGAGCGAAGCGCCGCACTCATCGCCGAGCGGATCGCGGGCTTCGACCGCACCCTGCCGGTCGTGGTGACCGGGGACTTCAACGTCGCCGCCCACAAGAACACGGTGTACGACACTCTGCTCGGCGCCGGCCTCGTCGACACCTGGGACACCGCGAGCGAACACAACGCGCTGTACGCGACCTTCCACGGCTACAAGCCGCTGACGCCGGACGGCGACCGCATCGACTGGGTCCTGACCACGCCCGCCGTCACCGCGCACCGGGCGACGATCAACACCTTCTCCGCCGGCGGCCAGTTCCCGAGCGACCATCTGCCCGTGCAGGCGTCCCTGACCCTGGGCTGA